The following proteins are encoded in a genomic region of Gossypium hirsutum isolate 1008001.06 chromosome D05, Gossypium_hirsutum_v2.1, whole genome shotgun sequence:
- the LOC107902779 gene encoding ruvB-like protein 1, with the protein MDKMKIEEVQSTAKKQRIATHTHIKGLGLDATGNAIPLSAGFVGQAEAREAAGLVVDMIRQKKMAGRALLLAGPPGTGKTALALGISQELGSKVPFCPMVGSEVYSSEVKKTEVLMENFRRAIGLRIKENKEVYEGEVTELSPEETESVTGGYGKSISHVIIGLKTVKGTKQLKLDPTIYDALIKEKVAVGDVIYIEANSGAVKRVGRSDAFATEFDLEAEEYVPLPKGEVHKKKEIVQDVTLHDLDAANARPQGGQDILSLMSQMMKPRKTEITDKLRQEINKVVNRYIDEGVAELVPGVLFIDEVHMLDMECFSYLNRALESSLSPIVIFATNRGICNVRGTDMNSPHGIPVDLLDRLVIIRTQIYGPSEMIQILAIRAQVEELVVDEESLALLGEIGQSTSLRHAVQLLSPASIVAKMNGRDGICKADLEEVSKLYIDAKSSAKILQEQQEKYIS; encoded by the exons ATGGATAAAATGAAGATCGAAGAGGTTCAATCAACGGCTAAAAAGCAAAGAATCGCGACTCACACTCACATCAAAGGCCTTGGTCTCGAT gCCACTGGAAATGCAATTCCTTTATCTGCAGGTTTTGTGGGGCAAGCAGAGGCAAGAGAAGCTGCTGGTCTTGTGGTGGACATGATAAGGCAGAAGAAGATGGCTGGCCGTGCACTTCTGTTGGCTGGGCCTCCTGGTACTGGAAAAACAGCGTTGGCACTTGGAATTTCCCAAGAGCTTGGGAGCAAG GTTCCGTTCTGTCCAATGGTTGGATCTGAAGTATACTCATCAGAAGTAAAGAAAACCGAGGTTTTGATGGAAAATTTCCGACGGGCTATTGGTCTACGtataaaggaaaataaagaggTCTATGAAGGAGAG GTTACTGAACTCTCTCCTGAAGAAACAGAGAGCGTAACAGGTGGTTATGGTAAAAGCATTAGCCATGTAATTATTGGATTGAAGACTGTTAAAGGGACAAAACAACTGAAGCTAGACCCTACAATTTATGATGCCTTGATTAAGGAAAAG GTAGCTGTTGGAGATGTTATATATATTGAAGCTAATAGTGGAGCAGTCAAAAGGGTGGGCAGAAGTGATGCTTTTGCGACAGAGTTTGACCTTGAAGCAGAAGAGTATGTTCCACTTCCCAAAGGAGAGGTTCACAAAAAGAAGGAGATAGTGCAG GATGTAACACTCCATGATCTGGATGCTGCCAATGCACGGCCACAAGGGGGGCAGGACATATTGTCTCTAATGAGTCAGATGATGAAGCCCAGGAAGACTGAAATCACTGACAAATTAAGACAAGAAATAAACAAG GTAGTTAACCGGTATATTGATGAAGGTGTTGCAGAGCTTGTACCAGGAGTTCTATTCATTGATGAG GTGCATATGCTGGACATGGAGTGCTTTTCATACTTGAATCGTGCTTTAGAGAGCTCACTATCTCCAATAGTAATTTTCGCTACAAATAGAGGCATTTGTAATGTAAG GGGAACTGATATGAATAGTCCTCATGGCATACCTGTTGACTTATTAGACAGATTGGTGATCATCCGTACACAGATTTACGGTCCTTCTGAAATGATACAG ATTTTAGCAATCCGTGCACAGGTGGAAGAATTGGTCGTCGATGAAGAGAGTCTAGCACTGCTAGGAGAGATTGGACAAAGCACATCATTAAG GCATGCAGTTCAGTTGTTATCACCCGCAAGTATCGTGGCAAAAATGAACGGACGGGACGGCATTTGCAAG GCTGATCTAGAGGAAGTAAGCAAGCTATACATAGATGCCAAGTCTTCTGCAAAAATTCTTCAGGAGCAGCAGGAAAAATACATTTCATAA